GGATAACTACCTATTCGACAAAACAGCTTAGACTCCTAGCACCAGCACGGCCATGCGTGCTTCCCTTCTCCCAAAATATGCCATGTTCCATAATAGTTATTATGCGATCTTCTCATGTAGCCGCAAAGTTAAAATGTCCTGTTTCTGCAAAGTAGAAATGTCCGTGTGTCACCTTCTCGTTCATCGCAACGAGATATGGGATTCAGATTTTGGGATGGATTTTAATGAGCGAACGCGAACTGCATCGTATCGAGGTTTTATCGGAGGTTGTTGAAGGGCGCCGCGCGCTCGCGTCGGCCGCAATTGTGCTGTCGCTGAGTGTTCGCCAAGTGCAAAGGATCGTGCGGACATTCTGTCTCGAAGGCGCGCCGGCACTGCGTCATCAGAGCCGCGGCCGCCGGTCGAACAACCGGATCAACGATGGTGTGCGGGATCTGGCGCTGCAGCTGATCCGCGAGCGCTACGCTGACTTTGGTCCGACGCTGGCGGCCGAGAAGCTGGCCGAGCACGGCTTTTCGGTTTCGCGCGAGACGTTGCGCAAATGGATGGCTGATGCCGGCATCTGGCTGTCGCGCAAACAGCGCCGGACGTTTCGTCAGCCGCGGTTGAGGCGTGAGTGTTATGGCGAGCTGATCCAGATCGACGGCAGCGATCATCACTGGTTTGAAGATCGTGGCGATCGGTGCACGCTGCTGGTGTTCATCGATGATGCGACCGGCAAGCTGATGCAGCTTTTGTTTGTGCGCTCGGAAAGCGCCTTCACCTATTTCGACGCTTTGGAGCTCTACCTTAAGGTCCATGGCCGTCCAGTTGCGTTCTACTCCGACAAGCATTCGGTGTTCCGTGTGGCGAAGAAGGATGCCATGAACGGCCAGGGCATGACGCAGTTCGGCCGGGCGCTGGCGGAGCTGAGCATCGAGATTCTGTGCGCAAATTCGAGCCAGGCGAAAGGTCGTGTCGAGCGGGTCAACCGCACCTTGCAGGACCGTTTGGTCAAGGAACTGCGGCTGGCCGGGATCGACGATATGGCGGCTGGCAACGCCTTCCTGCCCAGCTTTATGGAGCGGTTCAACGAACAATTCGCTGTTACTGCGATCCGCCCGGAGAATTTGCACCGGCCGCTCAATGTCGTCCCGGACCGTTTGCGGGAGATTCTGTGCAAGCGGGAACAACGCTACGTTGGTGAGCAACTGACGTTTTCCTATGAGCGCAAGCGCATCATGCTGGAGGAGAATGAGATTACCCGTGGTCTGGTTGGCAAATATATCGACACCTATGCCTTTGCGGACGGGCGCCTGGAGATGCGCTGGAAAGGGATCGCCCTTCCCTACAAAATGTTCGATATGGACCAACGTGTGACCCACGCAGCTGTGACCGAGAACAAAAGACTGGGCGATGTGCTGTCGATGATCAAGGCGCAGCAGGATCCGTTGCCTGCGCCGAAGGTGAAGACCAACAGCGAGGTCATCGCCTATCAAAAACGTGAGCGCAAACCCTCACGGAAGAACGACTGGGTCGAGGAACGAAGGACACGCAGACTACTGGACAAGGCCGCTGGGGCCCCGCTGGATGTCACCGGTCCGGGCTGCGATATTGAGGTCTCCGCCCTGCCCGGCGACGCGCCTCGGCGTCTGTCGGGATGACATTTCTACTTTGCAGAATCGGCGACATTTCTAATTGGCTGCCACATCTGATGTAGCCGCAAAGTTAAAATGTCCTGTTTCTGCAAAGTAGAAATGTCCGTGTGTCACCTTCTCGTTCATCGCAACGTTTGTGCGCTCGGAAAGCGCCTTCACCTATTTCGACGCTTTGGAGCTCTACCTTAAGGTCCATGGCCGTCCAGTTGCGTTCTACTCCGACAAGCATTCGGTGTTCCGTGTGGCGAAGAAGGATGCCATGAACGGCCAGGGCATGACGCAGTTCGGCCGGGCGCTGGCGGAGCTGAGCATCGAGATTCTGTGCGCAAATTCGAGCCAGGCGAAAGGTCGTGTCGAGCGGGTCAACCGCACCTTGCAGGACCGTTTGGTCAAGGAACTGCGGCTGGCCGGGATCGACGATATGGCGGCTGGCAACGCCTTCCTGCCCAGCTTTATGGAGCGGTTCAACGAACAATTCGCTGTTACTGCGATCCGCCCGGAGAATTTGCACCGGCCGCTCAATGTCGTCCCGGACCGTTTGCGGGAGATTCTGTGCAAGCGGGAACAACGCTACGTTGGTGAGCAACTGACGTTTTCCTATGAGCGCAAGCGCATCATGCTGGAGGAGAATGAGATTACCCGTGGTCTGGTTGGCAAATATATCGACACCTATGCCTTTGCGGACGGGCGCCTGGAGATGCGCTGGAAAGGGATCGCCCTTCCCTACAAAATGTTCGATATGGACCAACGTGTGACCCACGCAGCTGTGACCGAGAACAAAAGACTGGGCGATGTGCTGTCGATGATCAAGGCGCAGCAGGATCCGTTGCCTGCGCCGAAGGTGAAGACCAACAGCGAGGTCATCGCCTATCAAAAACGTGAGCGCAAACCCTCACGGAAGAACGACTGGGTCGAGGAACGAAGGACACGCAGACTACTGGACAAGGCCGCTGGGGCCCCGCTGGATGTCACCGGTCCGGGCTGCGATATTGAGGTCTCCGCCCTGCCCGGCGACGCGCCTCGGCGTCTGTCGGGATGACATTTCTACTTTGTAGAATCGGCGACATTTCTAATTGGCTGCCACATTGGATTGTAGCCGGGCACATTCTATTTTCAATTGCGACACGTACAAAACCCTCTTTATTTTCAGGAGGATGGAATGCCCCGCAGTTTCACGCAATTGACGATGGATGAACGGCGTATCGTTTCGCAGATGCTGCAGGCCAAGGCACGCTTGGCCCAGTGTTCAGAGAGCAGCTTGTTGAAATTGTATCGCTGCCGGAATAGCCTGCCCCACTCCGCCGTTGCATTTGAAATAGAACCCACAAACGGGAGGGTTCAAGGATGAAGCGCGACTTGCAATAGATAACAATGGCTTATCACATGCAAGGACTCGTGTTTCTTTCGTCCCATTACTTGCCGACAGGCGCTCCACCCACCGTCCAGTAAAGGCCTAGGATTGTGCTTCGGCGTCCGAGCGACGGCCAACGGTTTGTCCTCATTCGCTTCACATAGAGAAAACGGCTCCATAATCCGACGTGGTATACACACGTATACCACTAATATACCTTGTGCTGATTTATTATTAATATTGCAGTATATTATAACATAGGAGGATTATCCGTGTACAATGCGGCGATCTATTCTACAAACCCATAACGTTGCCTGGGAGCAGCCTGCATTTTCGCTACCTTGGACGGAAAGAGCGACCGAAAGGACCAATATGTCGAGAAATATAATGACTTCCATGCTCGCCCTCAGCCTCGCCTTAAGTGCGTCTTCAATGGCGTATGCAGATATGGCGGCACCTGCCAGGGTAATAATGCACGGACAGACAAAGATCCTAACCGACGCCCGTGGTTGGTCGCTCTACACTTTCGACGAAGACCAGCCTGGGAAGTCTGAGTGCACTCTCCTTTGTGCTACCGCGTGGCCGCCATTTGAGGCCCCTGCGAGCGCACGGGCCTCTGGACATTGGAGCCTGATCCGGCGCTCAAGCGGTGTTCTTCAGTGGGCTTACAAGGGTTCTCCGCTTTACACATACCGCTTGGACTTTAAGCCCGGCGAAATTCGGGGGGATGGAGCTGAGGGTATCTGGCATCTTGCCAAGCCATAAAACCAGCGTAGAGCGGCAGTTACCGGCTGCCATGCCTTTCACATTCAACGCATCCAGATCATTGCTGCGGCGAGGTGCGTGAAGCTTAGAAAGTAGATGGCGCGTCTGTCGTCGTGTTGCGATGCGACGGGAGTCGCTTGAGCTTAATGAAGGCAACAGTCCATCCGATTTCTGGCTCTATAGGCTTTACCCAACTGCAGGATTGGCGGGTGCCCTCGACAGGAAAGCCAATTTGGCCCATCCGTCTGCGTACTGCGTTGCTTGCCGTGGCTACATTGGAACAGGAAGGGCAATATGTTGGAAACGCTTCAAGATCTCACCCTAGGGTAGATCGGAACCGATTTGGAGAACTCGCCGCTAGGATCCTCGGTCAATATCGAGCTGCGAAACGAATCTCACCGTGCAGGAAATTTGAGAATTATGGTGTCTCAGATACACTGACGAGGAGTGAACGTTCCACCCGGATACTGCCTCGCCTCGGTCGATCCCCCCAGTCACGCTCGCTGAAAGTCTCCTAATTCGGCGTTGTACAGATTTGGCAGACAGCTACAACTGCTCGTTTGAAAATGCCGGCAAGGGCAGGTTTTCGTCGACTTCGATTGCTGCCTTAGGGTCTACAATTCGTCTGCGACTCAGGAAAAACGGCGTCAACGATCGCCTTGAACGGAGCCGAACTCAGACCCACTCATTAAATCACCGCATTTACTGACGTGAGGATGCTTCCGAGCATCAGGAAGCGCGAATAGCATTGTAGAACCAAGACAGCTCATACTCCTGAGCGTCAACATCGCCAGAGCTGTTACTCAGTCCGGTGTCGCAAGCCTGATGCGGATGGGAATCGACTTGAACCCAGGGGTTCCCGAGCGGCGGTCGTAGTGCGACAATGCAATCAAGCCGTTCATTTCCGGGTAGTATCCGGCAGCGGACCCGCTTGGGATATCGTACTCGATCGCAGTGAGGCGGCGAACCAGCCGTGGGCGGTCATCAATCTCGGCAGAATTTCTGGCTGCTTCGACGTCAAGGATATCGCCGTCAGCCAACCCTCTGCTGGCGAGATCATCCCCGTTGAGAAAGATGACATCGCGTCTCCCGAACACGCCTCTGTAGCGATCATCCATGCCGTAGATCGTAGTGTTATACTGATCATGACTGCGAATAGTCGTCAATGTGAGAAGATCAGAATCCGAAAGCTCCGGATCTTCATCAAGGCTTTCGGCGACCAAAAACTGGGCTTTTTTAGCCGGGGTGTGCCAATCACGGTTAGAAGCTGGCACGCTCAGGCGAAACCCGCCGGGCTGCCTTATCCTCTCGTTGAAGTCATGGAAGTCGGGAAAGACGACCTCAATCTTGTCGCGTATCCTGTCGTAGTTTTCGATCATTGCATCCCACTCTATCCCGTGCCGGTTGCCAAGGGTGGCCTTGGCCATGCCGGCAATTACAGCCGGTTCCGAGCGCACCAGGTCGCTGGGCGGTTTCAAAAAACCTCGCGATGCATGGACCATCGACATTGAGTCTTCGACAGTGACTGATTGTGGACCCGTCGCTTGAATATCCACATCGGTGCGGCCCAGAACCGGTAGTATGATCAACGTTTTCGCCGTCAGCAGATGTGACCGGTTGAGCTTGGTCGTAAGGTGAACCGCCAGATCCAGCTTTCGCATGCCAGCGAAAGTGGCGTCAGGATCCGACATCGCCACTGCGAGATTTCCGCCGAGGCAGATGAGTGCTTTTGATCGCCCATCCTGGATAGCTTCGATCGCCTCCACAGCGCTGTGACCTTTTTCCGCGACCGGACGAAAGCCGAAGGCGCGTTCCATACCATCCAGCAACGCAGCGTTGGGCGCTTCGGTGATACCTACGGTGCGATCACCTTGAACATTCGAATGACCTCGTAACGGGCATATGCCGGCACCCTGACGCCCGATGTTCCCGCGCAACATTAGAAGATTGGCGATTTGCTGCACATTGGAGGTGCCATTCCTGTGCTGCGTGATCCCCATTCCGTAGCAGAGAATGACATTCCCAGCTTTTAAATAAACGTCGCCCGCACTTTCAATTGCTGTTTGTGTGAGACCGGAGATCGCCTCGATCTGATCCCAGGGTGTGCCATCGATGTCTGTTCGCAAGGCATCGATGCCATCCGTGTGCTCGGCGATAAAGCTGCGATCGAGCATACCGCTTCCGCCGTTCTCTATCTCCTCTCTGTCGCGCTGGAAAATTCGCTTCATCATTCCCTTCAGTACTGCAACATCGCCTCCCGGGCGCACCTGGTGATAGGCCGAGGCAATCTCCGTCGATGACAGAGTTGCCATCTCGACGGCACTTTGGGGAGAAGCAAATCGCTCAAGCGCCCGCTCCTTGAGGGGATTGAAGACGACTATCGGAACGCCGCGCTTTGCGGCTTCACGCAATGTCGTCATCATGCGTGGATGATTCGTACCGGGATTGTGCCCGAAACTGAAGATCGCATCGGCATGATCGAAGTCTTCGAGGGTGACCGTGCCTTTGCCGACGCCGATCGACAGAGGGAGCCCGACGCTGGTCGCTTCGTGGCACATATTGGAACAATCGGGAAAATTGTTTGTCCCGTAAGCACGTACGAAAAGTTGAAAAAGGAAAGCGGCTTCATTTGAGGCCCTGCCCGAGGTGTAAAATTCGGCCATGCTTGGCTCGGGAAGTGCATTCAGCGCCTCGGCGATCGTTTGGAAGGCGACGTCCCATTCGATTTCCACATACGTGTCCAAGGACGCGTCATAGATCAGCGGATGGGTTAGCCGCCCCTGATTTTCGAGGTCATGATCATGCCAATCCCACAATTCTGAAACAGTGTGAGATGCAAAGAACGAAGGCATCAAACGTTTGGCAGTTGATTCCCACGTTACGGCCTTGGCACCATTTTCACAAAACTCAAACGACGATGTGTGCCGCGGATCAGGCCAGGCGCAGCCGGGACAGTCAAACCCATCGGGTTGATTAACCTTCAAGAGAGTCGCTGCGCCTTGAGCGACGATCTGCTGCCGCGATAGGCTTTCCGCCACCGCCTTCAACGCACCCCAGCCTCCGGCAGGTGCATCATATCTTTCAATTCCCTCGGGTCGTTTGCTGGCCATGTCAAATTCGCTTTCAAACTATGTTGATAAGGTATGTTCAGCCGATCCTGCTGACCGGGGGAAGCGTCCGGCTCTTGGCCAGCGGAGACGCCGCCTGCGCAGCGCCTGCGAGTTGCACCCAATATCCGAAGGCCACCATGATCCCGCCGCCGACGATGTTGCCCAGAGTGACGAATACCAGATTGTGTAAAGCGCCATATACACTAATGCTTGCCGGATGAGGGCCGAGGAGCGCTAACGAAAAAGCGAACATGTTTGCCACGCAGTGCTCGAAACCGGCAGCAACGAAAATCATGATTGGCCAAA
This window of the Phyllobacterium zundukense genome carries:
- a CDS encoding FdhF/YdeP family oxidoreductase — encoded protein: MASKRPEGIERYDAPAGGWGALKAVAESLSRQQIVAQGAATLLKVNQPDGFDCPGCAWPDPRHTSSFEFCENGAKAVTWESTAKRLMPSFFASHTVSELWDWHDHDLENQGRLTHPLIYDASLDTYVEIEWDVAFQTIAEALNALPEPSMAEFYTSGRASNEAAFLFQLFVRAYGTNNFPDCSNMCHEATSVGLPLSIGVGKGTVTLEDFDHADAIFSFGHNPGTNHPRMMTTLREAAKRGVPIVVFNPLKERALERFASPQSAVEMATLSSTEIASAYHQVRPGGDVAVLKGMMKRIFQRDREEIENGGSGMLDRSFIAEHTDGIDALRTDIDGTPWDQIEAISGLTQTAIESAGDVYLKAGNVILCYGMGITQHRNGTSNVQQIANLLMLRGNIGRQGAGICPLRGHSNVQGDRTVGITEAPNAALLDGMERAFGFRPVAEKGHSAVEAIEAIQDGRSKALICLGGNLAVAMSDPDATFAGMRKLDLAVHLTTKLNRSHLLTAKTLIILPVLGRTDVDIQATGPQSVTVEDSMSMVHASRGFLKPPSDLVRSEPAVIAGMAKATLGNRHGIEWDAMIENYDRIRDKIEVVFPDFHDFNERIRQPGGFRLSVPASNRDWHTPAKKAQFLVAESLDEDPELSDSDLLTLTTIRSHDQYNTTIYGMDDRYRGVFGRRDVIFLNGDDLASRGLADGDILDVEAARNSAEIDDRPRLVRRLTAIEYDIPSGSAAGYYPEMNGLIALSHYDRRSGTPGFKSIPIRIRLATPD
- a CDS encoding ISNCY family transposase, which gives rise to MGWILMSERELHRIEVLSEVVEGRRALASAAIVLSLSVRQVQRIVRTFCLEGAPALRHQSRGRRSNNRINDGVRDLALQLIRERYADFGPTLAAEKLAEHGFSVSRETLRKWMADAGIWLSRKQRRTFRQPRLRRECYGELIQIDGSDHHWFEDRGDRCTLLVFIDDATGKLMQLLFVRSESAFTYFDALELYLKVHGRPVAFYSDKHSVFRVAKKDAMNGQGMTQFGRALAELSIEILCANSSQAKGRVERVNRTLQDRLVKELRLAGIDDMAAGNAFLPSFMERFNEQFAVTAIRPENLHRPLNVVPDRLREILCKREQRYVGEQLTFSYERKRIMLEENEITRGLVGKYIDTYAFADGRLEMRWKGIALPYKMFDMDQRVTHAAVTENKRLGDVLSMIKAQQDPLPAPKVKTNSEVIAYQKRERKPSRKNDWVEERRTRRLLDKAAGAPLDVTGPGCDIEVSALPGDAPRRLSG